In a single window of the Eleginops maclovinus isolate JMC-PN-2008 ecotype Puerto Natales chromosome 6, JC_Emac_rtc_rv5, whole genome shotgun sequence genome:
- the LOC134866022 gene encoding uncharacterized protein LOC134866022: MLTNSDQSLSRSLTPNLHSPCSSGGNIRVQSSLSLPEPEAWRKPSSTPRHGLAQGARSSSLQVPHAVPEYLGLPLRAASFDVSYDREDGSSDQGSGSLSPNLMQRRRGGLVEQKDIIMAHQAHKIQSTPQARRKEWEMARFGDECAPSTVDSGDGDPECGGEGADAAAESLTASIRQAKAQRARTMAMYNPVPHRQNCLTVNSLSV; this comes from the exons ATGCTGACCAACTCAGACCAGTCCCTCTCCCGCTCCCTTACACCCAACCTCCACTCTCCATGCAGCTCTGGAGGAAATATACGCGTCCAGTCCTCCCTGTCCCTTCCCGAGCCTGAGGCCTGGAGGAAGCCCAGCTCCACCCCCCGTCATGGCCTGGCTCAGGGAGCCCGGTCCAGCTCCCTGCAGGTTCCCCATGCCGTCCCCGAGTACCTGGGGCTGCCTCTTCGAGCCGCCAGCTTCGATGTGTCTTATGATCGGGAGGACGGCTCGTCCGATCAGGGTTCAGGGTCTCTGAGCCCCAACCTCATGCAGAGGCGCCGCGGGGGACTGGTGGAGCAGAAAGACATCATCATGGCTCACCAGGCTCACAAAATCCAGAGCACGCCGCAGGCCCGCAGGAAGGAGTGGGA AATGGCTCGATTTGGAGACGAGTGCGCTCCCAGCACGGTGGACTCCGGGGATGGAGACCCGGAGTGCGGCGGGGAAGGAGCGGACGCGGCTGCCGAGAGTCTCACTGCTTCCATCAGACAAGCCAAGGCGCAGCGGGCCCGGACCATGGCTATGTACAACCCCGTGCCCCACCGGCAGAACTGCCTCACCGTCAACAG CCTCTCTGTTTAG